In Necator americanus strain Aroian chromosome IV, whole genome shotgun sequence, the following proteins share a genomic window:
- a CDS encoding hypothetical protein (NECATOR_CHRIV.G17208.T2), with protein sequence MELWYAISTGCLALVYISGIFCCIITIVGRRRTLMYKNSLGYIIMYKSAASAMLLTILLFWTIPCCIWHFDIKNMVFNARVGYAIMFFNTPIYMSNVIISANRLITVANPSKSYLLSKGPIIRVLSIVSVISLFYSSLFLIEGCSIYFNSERLLFVYSNTKCGELLALYGDFAAGVTMFSVCLLMDITSICYLRHMRNRVLNTLSTAKRKQRFRMEVVLTVQTFVNTSLYYVMIFSYHFGSELFNVHPMITFLSTNFLWCLVIASGGYTAVLICDELRDVILHPSHLYKGRKNSRQIVARTGIARFHYARFHYPRENVEIQEEQWVVTFAKRI encoded by the exons ATGGAGTTGTGGTATGCCATATCTACTGGATGTCTAGCGCTG GTATATATTTCGGGTATTTTTTGCTGCATAATTACTATTGTTGGAAGACGTAGAACGCTAATGTACAAGAATTCACTTGGATATATTATCATGTATAAATCCGCCGCCAGTGCTATGCTGCTtactattcttttattttggacGATCCCATGTTGCATATG gCATTTCGATATTAAAAACATGGTATTTAATGCTCGTGTTGGCTACGCAATCATGTTCTTCAACACTCCGATTTATATGTCGAATGTGATTATTTCGGCGAATCGACTAATCACCGTAGCGAACCCGTCGAAATCGTATTTACTCTCAAAAGGACCGATCATACGTGTTCTATCGATTGTATCtgttattagtttattttattcctcttTATTTCTTATCG AAGGATGTTCGATATACTTTAACAGTGAGAGGTTACTTTTTGTTTACTCGAATACGAAATGCGGAGAACTTCTCGCTCTCTACGGCGACTTTGCAGCTGGTGTTACTATGTTCAGCGTTTGTTTACTAATGGATATTACGTCAATATGTTATCTTCGTCATATGAGAAAT CGAGTCCTAAACACATTAAGTACTGCTAAGAGAAAGCAACGTTTTCGTATGGAGGTGGTTTTGACCGTACAG ACGTTCGTTAACACATCACTTTACTATGTGATGATATTTAGCTATCATTTTGGTAGCGAGTTATTCAACGTTCATCCTATGATAACATTTTTatccacaaattttctttggtGTCTTGTTATAGCAAGTGGAGG GTACACTGCAGTGCTGATCTGTGATGAATTACGCGATGTTATCCTACATCCTTCACATCTTtataaaggaaggaaaaattctcGTCAAATTGTAG CCCGGACCGGTATTGCTCGTTTCCACTATGCGAGATTCCATTATCCAAGAGAGAATGTTGAAATCCAGGAAGAACAG TGGGTGGTCACTTTTGCGAAGCGCATCTAG
- a CDS encoding hypothetical protein (NECATOR_CHRIV.G17208.T1): MELWYAISTGCLALVYISGIFCCIITIVGRRRTLMYKNSLGYIIMYKSAASAMLLTILLFWTIPCCIWHFDIKNMVFNARVGYAIMFFNTPIYMSNVIISANRLITVANPSKSYLLSKGPIIRVLSIVSVISLFYSSLFLIEGCSIYFNSERLLFVYSNTKCGELLALYGDFAAGVTMFSVCLLMDITSICYLRHMRNRVLNTLSTAKRKQRFRMEVVLTVQVHCSADL, encoded by the exons ATGGAGTTGTGGTATGCCATATCTACTGGATGTCTAGCGCTG GTATATATTTCGGGTATTTTTTGCTGCATAATTACTATTGTTGGAAGACGTAGAACGCTAATGTACAAGAATTCACTTGGATATATTATCATGTATAAATCCGCCGCCAGTGCTATGCTGCTtactattcttttattttggacGATCCCATGTTGCATATG gCATTTCGATATTAAAAACATGGTATTTAATGCTCGTGTTGGCTACGCAATCATGTTCTTCAACACTCCGATTTATATGTCGAATGTGATTATTTCGGCGAATCGACTAATCACCGTAGCGAACCCGTCGAAATCGTATTTACTCTCAAAAGGACCGATCATACGTGTTCTATCGATTGTATCtgttattagtttattttattcctcttTATTTCTTATCG AAGGATGTTCGATATACTTTAACAGTGAGAGGTTACTTTTTGTTTACTCGAATACGAAATGCGGAGAACTTCTCGCTCTCTACGGCGACTTTGCAGCTGGTGTTACTATGTTCAGCGTTTGTTTACTAATGGATATTACGTCAATATGTTATCTTCGTCATATGAGAAAT CGAGTCCTAAACACATTAAGTACTGCTAAGAGAAAGCAACGTTTTCGTATGGAGGTGGTTTTGACCGTACAG GTACACTGCAGTGCTGATCTGTGA
- a CDS encoding hypothetical protein (NECATOR_CHRIV.G17208.T3) yields MSSAGIYFGIHLDILSCINPPPVLCCLLFFYFGRSHVAYEGCSIYFNSERLLFVYSNTKCGELLALYGDFAAGVTMFSVCLLMDITSICYLRHMRNRVLNTLSTAKRKQRFRMEVVLTVQTFVNTSLYYVMIFSYHFGSELFNVHPMITFLSTNFLWCLVIASGGYTAVLICDELRDVILHPSHLYKGRKNSRQIVARTGIARFHYARFHYPRENVEIQEEQWVVTFAKRI; encoded by the exons ATGTCTAGCGCTG GTATATATTTCGG AATTCACTTGGATATATTATCATGTATAAATCCGCCGCCAGTGCTATGCTGCTtactattcttttattttggacGATCCCATGTTGCATATG AAGGATGTTCGATATACTTTAACAGTGAGAGGTTACTTTTTGTTTACTCGAATACGAAATGCGGAGAACTTCTCGCTCTCTACGGCGACTTTGCAGCTGGTGTTACTATGTTCAGCGTTTGTTTACTAATGGATATTACGTCAATATGTTATCTTCGTCATATGAGAAAT CGAGTCCTAAACACATTAAGTACTGCTAAGAGAAAGCAACGTTTTCGTATGGAGGTGGTTTTGACCGTACAG ACGTTCGTTAACACATCACTTTACTATGTGATGATATTTAGCTATCATTTTGGTAGCGAGTTATTCAACGTTCATCCTATGATAACATTTTTatccacaaattttctttggtGTCTTGTTATAGCAAGTGGAGG GTACACTGCAGTGCTGATCTGTGATGAATTACGCGATGTTATCCTACATCCTTCACATCTTtataaaggaaggaaaaattctcGTCAAATTGTAG CCCGGACCGGTATTGCTCGTTTCCACTATGCGAGATTCCATTATCCAAGAGAGAATGTTGAAATCCAGGAAGAACAG TGGGTGGTCACTTTTGCGAAGCGCATCTAG